A part of Fimbriiglobus ruber genomic DNA contains:
- a CDS encoding POTRA domain-containing protein — MRIRSLLASAVLTALVCGPARPQNSPTLPTAQPSGIAFPIPIHLTVIPARPAPSPVKPDKSLDQMLDEFEALRAQKAELEKKEIELTKAIRTLMGKQVERISRLGIVPAVSAAPDRVGRIVITGNAGKDEKKILDAVKLTPGQSLAHPALEDARTRLTKAGYRKATVEVRPGETGYVDLEVKIGEE; from the coding sequence GTGAGAATACGATCCCTGCTCGCCTCGGCCGTTTTGACGGCACTCGTTTGCGGCCCCGCCCGTCCACAAAATAGCCCCACGCTACCGACTGCCCAGCCGTCAGGCATCGCATTCCCTATTCCCATCCACCTAACAGTCATTCCGGCGCGGCCAGCTCCGTCGCCCGTCAAGCCGGACAAATCGCTGGACCAGATGCTCGATGAGTTCGAGGCGTTGCGGGCCCAGAAGGCGGAACTCGAGAAAAAAGAAATCGAACTCACCAAGGCGATTCGGACGCTGATGGGAAAGCAGGTTGAGCGGATCAGCCGGCTCGGAATCGTGCCGGCCGTTTCGGCCGCGCCGGACCGGGTGGGTCGGATTGTTATCACCGGCAACGCCGGGAAAGATGAAAAGAAGATACTGGATGCGGTGAAACTGACCCCCGGACAATCGCTGGCACATCCGGCGTTAGAAGACGCGCGGACGCGACTCACGAAAGCCGGGTATCGCAAGGCGACGGTGGAAGTCCGGCCGGGCGAGACCGGTTATGTCGATCTGGAAGTCAAAATCGGTGAAGAATAG